In the Chitinophagales bacterium genome, one interval contains:
- a CDS encoding T9SS type A sorting domain-containing protein: protein MKTLFTSLFLLITTTLPAATVADNGNRSEAGGYGFWENKGQVVDQNGVSRSDILYIFEQDGFTLALGKDFFSYQLVSIMQDTAESLQKKSPLIRDEDGSSIGLKQQTFRYERTDIRMAGADKNAVCKASGISEEIRNFFSPAGSFSGIHHFQRVTYENIYPGINLVFYVKPVAGTARSRLKYDFVIQPGADINRIQLSYAGVVLPAVSESGELISLFPSSGSIVESAPLSYYTADKDSFIIPYQSKGSIVSFKYQGKSKRETLVIDPEITWSRYYGGVKDEIIEMVEADGLGNIYACGQTFSPSGIVTSGAYQTVKKGISDCFITKLTADGTILWSTYFGGESDDFALGMCLDGFGGLFICGQTKSLQVMSTPGAYQETNQGFIDAFLSRFDTTGMLTWSTFYGGSQKDQAYSCIADQTGVYLCGYTESADNIATPGAAQTVYAGAGDAFICGFTLSGNMIFSTYLGGSDQDRGHDIHMDHFGYLLISGTTPSADGIALGDVHQSEVGGNNDVFIGKYTKSGIKRWCTYYGGLKTERGREIVPDGDGNIYITGPTASGLYMTTEGVHQTELNGSGPASSTVYEDAYLAKLDSTGNLVWGTYFGGSGDEIGSCIKLLNGGMIVIGGTTLSDSLISTSDAIQPLISGQRDAFIAVFSDKGQLLWSTYYGGTEEEIFDDGYGPALDVYNDNQLIFGVSTMSPELGTLNTYTPSSNSTPTTDALFVNIDLGCLDRYEPNNTWATAYPLGVISQPVSLDALVNYAGDKDYFSIKKTSDLPVKITLSNLAKNFDIILYDSLFHPVKVSHHTGLGNEEITINKLIKGTFYVAVLNPGGEYSGSCYHLSIKKLTGMMKSAGETGDEAAQHSLFIYPNPASTSVNLTIHASAEEPATINITDISGRKLLEQIVIIKSGENTIPVNIAQLHSGTYFISVISKNFAIGKLIVEDNR, encoded by the coding sequence TTGAAAACACTATTTACTTCGCTGTTTTTGCTGATTACCACTACCCTCCCAGCTGCCACCGTTGCTGACAACGGAAATCGCAGTGAAGCGGGCGGTTATGGATTTTGGGAAAACAAAGGACAGGTAGTGGATCAAAATGGTGTTTCCCGCTCCGACATCCTGTACATTTTTGAGCAGGATGGCTTCACCCTGGCCCTTGGCAAAGATTTTTTTTCATACCAGTTGGTTTCCATCATGCAGGATACTGCGGAAAGCCTGCAAAAAAAATCACCATTGATTCGTGATGAAGATGGTTCGTCCATCGGCCTGAAACAACAAACATTCCGGTATGAAAGAACTGATATCCGCATGGCAGGCGCTGATAAGAATGCTGTATGCAAAGCGTCAGGCATCTCTGAGGAGATCAGGAACTTTTTTTCACCCGCCGGCAGTTTTTCAGGTATCCATCATTTTCAGCGTGTCACCTATGAAAATATCTATCCGGGAATCAATTTGGTTTTCTATGTTAAACCGGTTGCAGGTACGGCAAGATCACGGCTGAAGTATGATTTTGTGATTCAGCCCGGAGCAGACATTAACCGCATTCAGTTATCGTATGCAGGTGTTGTATTACCTGCTGTCAGCGAGAGTGGTGAATTGATATCCCTTTTCCCTTCATCCGGCAGCATCGTTGAATCAGCGCCACTGAGTTATTATACTGCCGATAAAGATTCATTTATCATTCCATACCAGTCAAAAGGATCCATTGTCAGTTTTAAGTATCAGGGGAAATCAAAAAGAGAAACGCTTGTAATTGATCCTGAAATTACCTGGAGCCGTTACTACGGTGGTGTTAAAGATGAAATTATAGAAATGGTAGAAGCAGATGGTTTGGGAAATATCTATGCATGTGGTCAAACATTTTCACCATCCGGTATCGTAACTTCCGGTGCTTACCAGACGGTCAAGAAGGGCATATCCGATTGCTTCATCACTAAATTGACAGCGGACGGCACTATATTATGGAGCACCTATTTTGGCGGCGAATCCGATGATTTCGCACTGGGCATGTGTCTCGATGGTTTTGGCGGTTTATTCATCTGCGGCCAGACGAAAAGCCTGCAGGTAATGTCAACTCCGGGTGCCTACCAGGAAACCAACCAGGGATTCATTGATGCGTTCCTTTCCAGGTTTGATACAACAGGTATGCTGACCTGGAGCACATTCTACGGAGGATCACAAAAGGATCAGGCTTATTCCTGCATCGCTGATCAGACTGGCGTTTACCTCTGCGGTTATACGGAGAGTGCCGACAATATTGCCACGCCGGGTGCAGCACAAACTGTGTATGCCGGAGCAGGTGATGCTTTCATCTGCGGTTTCACATTATCCGGCAACATGATATTCTCCACCTATCTCGGAGGATCAGACCAGGATCGCGGCCACGACATACACATGGATCACTTTGGTTACCTTCTCATTTCAGGTACAACACCCAGCGCCGATGGCATTGCATTAGGTGATGTGCATCAGTCGGAAGTGGGTGGTAACAACGATGTGTTTATTGGTAAATACACTAAATCAGGTATAAAGAGATGGTGCACCTATTATGGCGGGTTAAAAACAGAACGTGGCCGTGAAATTGTACCCGACGGAGACGGCAATATCTATATCACAGGGCCAACCGCCAGCGGATTATACATGACTACTGAAGGTGTTCATCAGACTGAACTCAACGGAAGCGGGCCTGCATCGTCCACGGTGTATGAAGATGCCTACCTTGCAAAACTGGACAGTACCGGCAACCTGGTATGGGGCACTTATTTCGGTGGCAGCGGTGATGAGATCGGTTCCTGCATTAAATTGCTAAATGGCGGCATGATTGTCATTGGCGGAACAACACTCAGCGACAGCCTGATCAGCACATCGGACGCAATCCAGCCTTTAATCAGCGGGCAACGCGATGCTTTCATCGCAGTTTTTTCCGATAAAGGCCAGCTGCTGTGGTCAACCTATTACGGTGGCACGGAAGAAGAAATATTTGACGATGGGTATGGACCTGCCCTGGATGTTTACAATGACAATCAATTGATATTCGGCGTGTCCACCATGAGTCCGGAGCTGGGAACACTTAATACGTATACACCTTCCAGCAATTCCACACCCACCACCGATGCATTGTTTGTCAATATCGACCTTGGCTGCCTGGATAGATATGAACCCAACAATACATGGGCAACGGCTTATCCGTTAGGCGTCATCAGTCAGCCGGTGTCACTTGACGCACTGGTGAATTATGCCGGTGATAAAGATTATTTCAGTATCAAAAAAACGTCTGATCTTCCTGTAAAGATTACCCTGAGTAATCTCGCCAAGAACTTTGATATCATTTTGTACGATTCTCTTTTTCACCCTGTAAAAGTTTCACATCATACAGGTTTAGGCAATGAGGAGATCACCATTAATAAATTAATTAAGGGAACATTTTACGTCGCAGTGCTGAATCCCGGCGGTGAATATTCAGGATCCTGCTATCACCTTTCCATTAAAAAATTAACCGGCATGATGAAGTCTGCCGGCGAAACCGGAGACGAAGCCGCTCAGCATTCACTATTCATATATCCTAACCCTGCCTCAACTTCAGTTAATTTAACAATCCATGCCTCCGCAGAAGAACCGGCAACAATTAATATCACGGATATCTCCGGCAGAAAATTGCTGGAACAAATCGTGATTATTAAAAGCGGTGAGAATACCATTCCGGTAAATATTGCACAATTGCATTCCGGCACTTATTTCATATCGGTCATCAGCAAGAATTTTGCGATTGGAAAACTGATTGTTGAGGATAATCGCTGA
- a CDS encoding tetratricopeptide repeat protein: protein MTQQLRFYEQRNIQLIIIALVASLLYGNTLFNSYALDDGMVILENKFVLKGVSGIPDILAHDSFYGAIGDSKNLSGGRYRPLSLIAFATEISLFGNNAVIHHLFSIIFYLLTAIVLLLFLRDFIFRQHPVAAFTAALLFTIHPIHTEAVANIKSRDEIFSLLFLLLTLYFLLHYVTVSKKQRHALLAVFCYGLALLSKENGIIFVAIIPVTLWFFTEKPLAFIVKQSIPFWVIAALYLLMRFAVLPVNHKEITEVMDNPYVLATTGEKYATIFLVLLRYLQLLLWPHPLTYDYSFRQVAYVNFSSPLVWLSCCLHLLMVAWVISGLRKKDVIGWCLLFYLLGIFIVSNLLINIGAPMAERFLFQATVPFSIVLAETGRRIWLRWKTNEAIRLSVSAVLLLPVLAFSSYATITRNADWQSNETLFLHDVKISSNSARANTYAGVSLIKLCDSAANDTVKRKYARQAIDYFKIAESIKKNYITTLLNMGVAYSRLDSADAAEEAWSRARIVDPSNSNFIVYDKYLGETYYQQGMQAANKNELAKCIIYLQKAVKYTPGNANAWYNLGGAFYTTGQLDQAKLCWQQTLKLNPGHQDAANGLRALSMMQQKN, encoded by the coding sequence ATGACACAGCAGCTTCGTTTTTACGAGCAACGGAATATACAGCTAATCATCATTGCATTAGTGGCTTCATTGCTTTATGGCAATACCCTGTTCAACAGCTATGCATTGGATGATGGTATGGTGATCCTTGAAAACAAATTTGTGCTGAAAGGGGTCAGCGGGATTCCGGATATCCTGGCGCATGACAGTTTTTACGGCGCCATCGGCGACAGCAAAAATCTCAGTGGCGGACGCTATCGCCCGCTTTCCCTCATTGCCTTCGCAACGGAAATCTCGCTGTTCGGCAATAATGCGGTCATCCATCATCTTTTCAGCATTATTTTTTACCTGCTGACGGCAATTGTATTGCTGCTGTTTCTCCGCGACTTCATTTTCAGGCAGCATCCTGTTGCAGCATTTACCGCAGCTTTGCTTTTTACGATACATCCAATTCATACGGAAGCAGTAGCCAATATCAAAAGCAGAGATGAGATTTTTTCACTGCTTTTCCTGCTGCTGACCTTGTATTTCCTGCTGCACTATGTGACAGTTTCCAAAAAACAACGTCACGCGCTGCTTGCCGTCTTCTGTTATGGGCTCGCTTTATTGTCAAAAGAAAACGGGATCATTTTTGTTGCCATCATTCCCGTCACACTTTGGTTTTTTACAGAGAAGCCTCTTGCCTTCATTGTGAAGCAAAGTATTCCCTTTTGGGTGATAGCAGCGCTCTACCTGTTGATGCGCTTCGCCGTTTTACCGGTTAATCACAAAGAGATTACAGAGGTGATGGATAATCCGTACGTACTTGCTACCACCGGCGAAAAGTATGCTACCATTTTTCTGGTGTTGCTCCGTTATCTTCAGTTGCTCCTCTGGCCACATCCGCTGACTTATGATTATTCTTTCAGGCAGGTGGCCTATGTAAATTTCTCGTCACCATTAGTTTGGTTATCCTGTTGTTTACATCTTTTGATGGTTGCGTGGGTTATATCAGGGCTAAGAAAGAAAGACGTTATAGGCTGGTGCCTGTTATTTTACCTGTTGGGGATTTTTATCGTCTCCAACCTGCTGATAAACATCGGCGCGCCGATGGCAGAACGATTTTTATTCCAGGCCACTGTACCTTTTTCCATCGTGCTGGCGGAAACCGGCAGACGAATCTGGTTGCGATGGAAGACCAATGAGGCGATACGGCTTTCAGTCTCAGCTGTGTTGCTGTTACCGGTTTTGGCCTTCAGTTCGTATGCGACCATCACGCGCAATGCGGACTGGCAATCAAATGAAACCTTGTTTCTGCATGATGTGAAAATATCATCAAACAGTGCGCGCGCCAACACTTATGCCGGTGTCTCGCTCATTAAACTTTGCGACTCGGCTGCAAATGATACGGTGAAACGAAAGTATGCACGACAGGCAATAGACTATTTCAAGATTGCTGAATCAATTAAAAAGAATTACATCACAACACTGCTGAATATGGGTGTGGCCTATAGCCGCCTCGACAGTGCAGATGCGGCGGAAGAAGCATGGAGCCGTGCCCGAATCGTGGATCCTTCCAACAGCAACTTTATTGTTTATGATAAATACCTCGGCGAAACATATTACCAACAGGGTATGCAGGCAGCAAATAAAAACGAGCTGGCAAAATGTATTATCTACCTGCAAAAAGCAGTGAAGTACACACCGGGAAATGCAAATGCATGGTATAACCTGGGCGGCGCTTTCTATACCACCGGGCAGCTTGATCAGGCTAAGTTGTGCTGGCAGCAGACATTAAAGCTGAATCCGGGTCATCAGGATGCCGCGAATGGATTAAGGGCATTAAGCATGATGCAACAAAAAAATTAG
- a CDS encoding isoaspartyl peptidase/L-asparaginase, with translation MSKKFGIAIHGGAGTILQKLMTPEKESIYRAGLEQALNIGYHLLESGGNAVDAVEASVRSLEDFIYFNAGRGSVFNHEGKHEMDASIMNGADLRAGAVCAVRNIRNPVSLAKEIMLHSEHVFLCGEGASEFAAERKIAVAEPAYFFNQERYDQWQQALAANVMKLDHGSEKKFGTVGAVALDKDGNLAAATSTGGLTNKRFGRVGDSPLIGAGTYANNQICAVSCTGHGEHFIRAVVAYDIAALMEYKGMLLKEACEFVVHKKLVDMGAEGGLISIDRFGNIEMPFNSEGMYRACRKNDDAAFIAIYK, from the coding sequence ATGTCAAAAAAATTCGGAATAGCAATACACGGTGGAGCAGGAACGATTCTTCAAAAACTGATGACGCCGGAAAAAGAAAGCATCTACAGGGCTGGGCTGGAACAGGCATTGAACATTGGCTATCACCTGCTCGAAAGCGGTGGCAATGCCGTGGATGCTGTGGAAGCTTCTGTGCGCAGCCTGGAAGATTTTATTTATTTCAATGCCGGGAGAGGTTCCGTCTTCAATCATGAAGGGAAACATGAGATGGATGCTTCTATCATGAATGGAGCTGATCTGCGGGCAGGTGCTGTTTGTGCAGTCCGGAACATCCGCAACCCTGTATCGCTGGCCAAAGAGATCATGCTGCATTCCGAGCATGTTTTTTTGTGCGGAGAAGGTGCAAGCGAGTTTGCCGCTGAAAGAAAAATTGCTGTAGCAGAACCGGCTTATTTTTTTAATCAGGAACGGTATGATCAGTGGCAGCAAGCCCTTGCCGCAAATGTGATGAAACTGGATCACGGCAGTGAAAAAAAGTTTGGCACCGTTGGCGCTGTCGCACTGGACAAAGATGGCAATCTGGCTGCGGCCACTTCCACCGGTGGATTAACCAATAAAAGATTCGGTCGTGTTGGAGATAGTCCGCTGATAGGTGCCGGCACTTATGCCAATAACCAAATCTGTGCTGTTTCGTGCACCGGCCATGGAGAACACTTTATCCGTGCCGTGGTTGCGTACGATATTGCCGCGCTGATGGAATATAAAGGAATGCTGTTGAAAGAAGCATGCGAATTTGTAGTGCATAAAAAATTAGTTGATATGGGTGCTGAAGGCGGCCTCATCAGCATCGACCGTTTTGGGAACATCGAGATGCCCTTTAATTCCGAAGGCATGTATCGTGCATGTCGCAAAAACGATGATGCGGCATTCATTGCCATCTATAAATAG
- a CDS encoding transketolase, translated as MKMSAGSSPGEGQLTFEEFKLQVAGDYRLAMISREASLLGRKEVLRGKAKFGIFGDGKELAQIALARVFREGDIRSGYYRDQTMAFATGMCDVRQFFAQLYADTDLAHEPMSGGRQMNGHYITRMLDEQGNFKELSAMKISAADASPTATQMPRALGLALASKKFREMDSLKHLTQFSDNGNEVVFATIGDASTSEGHFWETLNAAGVLKVPLAISVWDDGYGISVPITFQTTKQSISDVIAGFAADETGNGIDIYVVNGWDYVSLIETYEKGIAKVRETHIPALFHIKELTQPQGHSTSGSHERYKTRERLEWERTFDCNKKMREWIIQYAILSAEECDAIEAEAKAFVNDERKAAWEAFNNPIKASISALTELLGEIAQTSSHASDITAISDRLLSAIDPIKKDVLIAAKSALRIISRENHPMREQLAQWKTSYEAAQRTAYTSHLHSQSSQSALLVNEVNPVYDENAPVINGFEIMNHCFDAALAREPRLFAFGEDLGKIGDVNQGFSGLENKYGIERVFDVGIREATIIGQGIGMAMRGLRPIAEIQYLDYLLYALQLMSDDIATLQWRTAGGQKAPVIIRTRGHRLEGVWHSGSPMGMILNAIRGIYLLVPRNMVQAARYYNTMLLSDDPALIIECLNGYRLKEQLPSNIGEMTLTPGVTEILKEGTDVTLVTYGSSCRVAMEAAEQLESTGISVEVIDVQSLLPFDTHHTIVDSIRKTNRVVFLDEDVPGGATAYMLQQVLEIQNGYRYLDAKPVTITATANRPAYATDGDYFCKPNPEDIFEKIYDIMREAFPEDYPAIG; from the coding sequence ATGAAAATGTCAGCCGGCTCATCTCCGGGTGAAGGTCAGTTGACTTTTGAAGAATTCAAACTGCAGGTAGCAGGAGATTACCGGCTCGCCATGATCAGCAGGGAAGCAAGTTTGCTGGGAAGAAAGGAAGTCCTCAGGGGCAAAGCCAAGTTCGGCATCTTTGGCGACGGTAAAGAACTTGCGCAGATCGCATTGGCCAGGGTGTTCCGGGAAGGTGATATAAGGTCGGGCTATTATCGCGATCAGACAATGGCCTTTGCCACCGGCATGTGCGATGTGAGGCAGTTCTTCGCCCAGCTCTATGCTGATACCGATCTGGCTCATGAACCGATGTCGGGCGGCAGGCAGATGAATGGCCATTATATCACCAGAATGCTTGATGAGCAGGGTAACTTTAAGGAATTATCCGCCATGAAGATTTCAGCGGCGGATGCCTCTCCGACAGCTACGCAAATGCCTCGCGCATTAGGACTGGCGCTCGCCTCTAAAAAATTCCGTGAGATGGACAGTCTTAAACATCTTACGCAGTTTTCAGATAACGGCAATGAAGTGGTATTCGCCACCATCGGTGATGCAAGCACTTCAGAAGGACACTTTTGGGAAACGCTGAATGCCGCAGGCGTGCTGAAGGTACCTTTGGCGATTTCAGTCTGGGACGACGGTTATGGTATTTCCGTGCCGATCACTTTTCAGACTACGAAACAAAGTATCTCCGATGTGATAGCTGGTTTTGCGGCAGATGAAACAGGCAACGGCATCGACATTTATGTAGTCAACGGATGGGATTATGTTTCACTGATTGAAACGTATGAAAAAGGTATTGCCAAAGTGCGTGAAACACATATACCGGCATTATTTCACATTAAAGAACTAACACAGCCGCAGGGACATTCCACTTCCGGTTCGCATGAACGATATAAAACCAGGGAACGCCTTGAATGGGAACGCACTTTCGACTGTAACAAGAAAATGCGGGAATGGATTATTCAATACGCCATATTATCGGCGGAAGAATGTGATGCAATTGAAGCAGAAGCCAAAGCATTTGTAAATGATGAACGCAAAGCCGCGTGGGAAGCGTTTAATAATCCGATTAAAGCCTCCATCTCGGCGCTGACTGAATTGCTCGGGGAGATCGCACAAACCTCTTCGCATGCATCCGACATTACTGCCATCAGTGATAGGCTCCTGTCGGCCATTGATCCCATAAAGAAAGATGTGCTCATCGCGGCAAAAAGTGCACTGCGCATCATCAGCAGGGAAAATCATCCGATGCGCGAACAGCTTGCACAATGGAAGACATCGTATGAAGCAGCGCAACGCACTGCCTACACTTCGCACCTGCACAGCCAGTCATCACAGTCTGCCCTGCTGGTGAATGAAGTAAATCCTGTGTATGATGAAAATGCGCCGGTGATCAACGGGTTTGAAATCATGAACCACTGCTTTGATGCTGCGCTGGCACGTGAACCCCGCTTATTTGCTTTCGGTGAAGACCTGGGAAAAATTGGTGATGTCAACCAGGGGTTTTCCGGACTTGAAAACAAGTATGGCATTGAACGTGTATTTGATGTTGGCATCCGCGAAGCGACCATTATTGGACAAGGCATCGGAATGGCAATGCGCGGGCTACGCCCCATAGCCGAAATTCAATACCTCGATTACTTATTGTATGCATTGCAGCTCATGAGTGACGACATTGCCACGCTGCAATGGCGCACAGCCGGCGGACAAAAAGCACCCGTCATCATCCGTACAAGAGGGCACCGGCTGGAAGGTGTCTGGCATTCCGGTTCTCCCATGGGAATGATACTGAATGCAATTCGTGGCATTTACCTGCTGGTTCCGCGAAACATGGTACAGGCGGCCCGTTATTATAACACGATGCTGTTGTCTGATGATCCTGCGTTGATTATTGAATGCCTGAACGGATATCGCCTGAAAGAGCAACTGCCTTCCAATATCGGTGAGATGACCTTAACGCCCGGTGTGACCGAAATACTGAAGGAAGGAACGGACGTCACACTGGTTACTTACGGTTCTTCATGCCGTGTGGCCATGGAAGCCGCTGAACAGCTGGAGAGCACTGGCATTTCAGTGGAAGTTATTGATGTGCAGTCATTGCTACCGTTCGATACCCATCATACTATTGTGGATTCCATCCGAAAAACCAACAGGGTAGTGTTTTTAGATGAAGATGTACCCGGTGGAGCCACTGCCTACATGCTGCAGCAAGTGCTGGAAATACAAAATGGCTACCGATACCTTGATGCAAAACCGGTTACCATCACTGCCACAGCCAATCGCCCGGCATATGCGACGGACGGAGATTATTTTTGCAAACCCAATCCGGAAGATATCTTCGAAAAAATCTACGATATCATGCGGGAAGCGTTTCCGGAAGATTACCCGGCTATCGGTTAA